One window of the Bos mutus isolate GX-2022 chromosome X, NWIPB_WYAK_1.1, whole genome shotgun sequence genome contains the following:
- the SLC25A5 gene encoding ADP/ATP translocase 2, giving the protein MTDAAVSFAKDFLAGGVAAAISKTAVAPIERVKLLLQVQHASKQITADKQYKGIIDCVVRIPKEQGVLSFWRGNLANVIRYFPTQALNFAFKDKYKQIFLGGVDKRTQFWRYFAGNLASGGAAGATSLCFVYPLDFARTRLAADVGKAGAEREFRGLGDCLVKIYKSDGIRGLYQGFNVSVQGIIIYRAAYFGIYDTAKGMLPDPKNTHIFISWMIAQSVTAVAGLTSYPFDTVRRRMMMQSGRKGTDIMYTGTLDCWRKIARDEGAKAFFKGAWSNVLRGMGGAFVLVLYDEIKKFT; this is encoded by the exons ATGACAGATGCCGCCGTGTCCTTCGCCAAGGACTTCCTGGCAGGTGGAGTGGCAGCGGCCATCTCCAAGACCGCAGTCGCGCCCATCGAGCGGGTGAAGCTGCTGCTGCAG GTGCAGCATGCCAGCAagcaaatcactgcagataagcAGTACAAGGGCATCATAGACTGCGTGGTTCGTATCCCCAAGGAGCAGGGAGTCCTGTCCTTCTGGCGTGGTAACCTGGCCAATGTGATCAGATACTTCCCCACCCAGGCTCTCAACTTTGCCTTCAAAGATAAATACAAGCAGATCTTCCTGGGTGGTGTGGACAAGAGGACCCAGTTTTGGCGCTACTTTGCAGGGAATCTGGCATCAGGTGGTGCCGCCGGGGCCACTTCCCTGTGTTTCGTGTACCCTCTCGACTTTGCCCGTACCCGTCTAGCAGCCGACGTGGGCAAAGCTGGAGCTGAAAGGGAATTCAGAGGCCTCGGTGACTGTCTGGTTAAGATCTACAAATCTGACGGGATTAGAGGCCTGTACCAAGGCTTTAACGTGTCTGTGCAGGGTATTATCATCTACCGAGCTGCCTACTTCGGTATCTATGACACTGCCAAGG GAATGCTTCCAGATCCCAAGAACACTCATATCTTCATCAGCTGGATGATCGCACAATCAGTCACGGCAGTTGCTGGGTTGACTTCCTATCCATTTGACACTGTGCGTCGCCGCATGATGATGCAGTCAGGGCGCAAAGGAA CTGATATCATGTACACAGGCACGCTTGACTGCTGGAGGAAGATTGCTCGTGACGAAGGAGCCAAAGCCTTTTTCAAAGGCGCGTGGTCCAATGTTCTCAGAGGCATGGGCGGGGCGTTTGTGCTTGTCCTGTATGATGAAATCAAGAAGTTCACCTAA